Proteins co-encoded in one Theileria equi strain WA chromosome 3, complete sequence genomic window:
- a CDS encoding transcriptional regulator, Sir2 family domain-containing protein (encoded by transcript BEWA_002530A): MVNSALMYASRLKKNDNKGPLGTLQLFDTPTDVHKKCNYLFQLLSASDNAILHTGAGVSTGAGIPDFRGPSGVWTIMKKQSKKKRSVTESDCVFRTNSKLSVTYGRKRKEAVEFVLALPSEAHLAILELLKAGVVKFIITQNIDGLHPLSGVRFSQLAELHGNVFTERCISCGRRYQRPYVAPTISFRFTGETCGICSFPPSGVLTDVVLDWFDKYEEHYENKAVEVSRAADLHVSLGTSLHIEPACHYASIDYYRNPDSPLVIVNFQKTKLDPEANEVIHSDVNKLFISLLKRFKLNLEVYLRKVILSVVKYEENGNCVLLIRLPSILKVRLESNDPVNLRHECLSSTQGIHKFTFCLPFTLILTLWYDTQVTIHVPYERVPLFKGEVWEICIAATDGRRAKNSERVIQCDEMGVDLLRIIEMKVYFNSHFIPEKPCKLLAFMDLIDTTPYDFINFPLPNSLIILAYFWGTPGVRNVSKMHYPNALIKSMFPELVSDNKYGVADYIFKNESGKPSVEYKHPVVPKAQNPFSMDSSLSVDPEISMDPTRMENVQAGYPVGTIKSEYQQGAFGMYPSAVPETREQSAPMDMRWPLDKPLYAMDTFNIRNRRGTKTGVKRGRPKKIAEDPETVKMRRNDFNDPNTYANPYTGDLFTTELTEEARAMDVGDPVVVGAPSKNPSDGPDSSNSTTPIKEHFVSAALSVGSSAGSSCSASQDTCITNTCSLDTLTSIDGSVASASNASFTDDTPSNADLSSFGVKPDGDYGTTPKKRTTKKKKSESGKKKKDMNAMLQLFKISGCIELAMRMAGDLGLASLKTSQISPNLQRLQVEKFTHALESSLPLKLYISKEHQLGELVDSVPYEVRSSLSRKGKIISNSRLSGNVNSFEVLFYQVISSSLNFSHVNNYVLIKSFAHQLPLWLLKHIADLFECR; encoded by the coding sequence ATGGTGAATTCTGCGTTAATGTACGCTTCTCGGTTGAAGAAGAACGATAACAAGGGTCCATTAGGTACCCTTCAGCTATTTGATACTCCTACAGATGTGCACAAGAAATGTAATTATCTATTTCAGCTTCTAAGCGCATCAGATAATGCGATTTTGCATACTGGTGCCGGTGTGTCCACTGGGGCTGGGATCCCAGATTTCAGGGGTCCATCCGGTGTCTGGACtattatgaaaaaacaaagcaaaaagaagaggagtgTCACCGAAAGTGACTGCGTCTTTAGAACGAATAGTAAACTCTCTGTAACTTATGGCAGAAAGAGAAAGGAAGCAGTTGAATTTGTCCTAGCATTGCCTTCCGAGGCACATTTGGCAATATTAGAACTGCTAAAAGCGGGTGTAGTTAAGTTCATAATCacacaaaatattgatGGCTTACACCCGCTCTCTGGAGTCAGATTTTCACAACTTGCAGAACTTCATGGAAATGTCTTTACTGAACGATGCATATCGTGCGGAAGAAGATACCAAAGGCCATACGTTGCCCCAACCATAAGCTTTAGATTTACGGGGGAAACATGCGGTATCTGTAGTTTCCCTCCGTCCGGAGTGCTCACTGACGTAGTGTTGGATTGGTTTGACAAGTACGAAGAGCACTACGAAAACAAGGCCGTAGAAGTATCCAGAGCGGCGGATTTACATGTGTCGCTGGGAACTTCATTGCACATTGAGCCTGCATGTCACTACGCATCAATAGATTATTACAGAAatccagattctccattGGTGATTGTTAATTTTCAAAAGACAAAATTGGATCCGGAAGCAAATGAAGTCATACATTCTGACGTAAACAAGCTTTTTATAAGCCTTCTGAAACGCTTTAAGTTGAATCTTGAGGTATATCTCAGAAAGGTTATTTTGTCTGTAGTAAAGTACgaggaaaatggaaattgCGTACTTTTAATCCGCCTACCTTCCATTTTGAAGGTAAGATTGGAATCAAATGACCCTGTAAACTTGCGCCATGAATGTCTTTCAAGTACGCAGGGAATACACAAATTCACATTTTGCCTACCATTTACTCTAATTCTGACTCTGTGGTATGATACTCAGGTCACAATACATGTTCCCTATGAAAGGGTACCCCTCTTCAAGGGTGAGGTTTGGGAAATTTGTATTGCTGCAACAGATGGTAGGAGGGCAAAGAATTCAGAGAGAGTTATACAGTGTGATGAAATGGGTGTAGATTTGCTGAGGATTATAGAGATGAAGGTCTACTTTAATTCTCACTTTATACCGGAAAAACCTTGTAAACTTCTCGCATTTATGGACCTCATTGATACCACTCCATACgactttataaattttcCCCTACCAAACTCCTTAATTATCTTGGCATATTTTTGGGGAACACCTGGGGTTAGGAATGTTTCAAAGATGCACTATCCGAATGCACTTATAAAATCAATGTTCCCCGAACTAGTATCAGATAACAAATACGGTGTTGCAGACTACATATTCAAAAACGAGTCTGGAAAACCTTCTGTGGAATACAAACATCCTGTTGTACCAAAGGCTCAGAACCCATTTTCTATGGACTCATCGCTCTCGGTGGACCCAGAAATTTCTATGGATCCAACACGCATGGAGAACGTGCAGGCAGGGTACCCTGTTGGAACTATAAAGTCCGAATACCAGCAAGGAGCTTTCGGCATGTATCCATCGGCAGTACCGGAAACACGTGAACAATCTGCACCCATGGATATGCGTTGGCCTCTGGACAAACCCTTATACGCTATGGATACGTTTAACATACGAAATCGCCGTGGAACTAAAACTGGAGTAAAGAGGGGAAGACCTAAAAAGATCGCTGAGGATCCTGAAACGGTAAAAATGAGAAGAAATGACTTTAACGATCCAAATACTTATGCAAATCCATATACTGGTGATCTTTTTACTACCGAACTAACAGAAGAAGCCAGGGCCATGGATGTTGGAGACCCCGTAGTTGTGGGTGCCCCAAGTAAAAATCCATCCGATGGACCTGATAGCTCAAATAGTACCACTCCAATTAAGGAACATTTTGTATCTGCTGCGCTATCCGTGGGTTCATCGGCTGGAAGCTCTTGCTCGGCTTCACAGGACACTTGTATTACAAACACTTGCTCCTTAGACACTCTAACTTCTATAGATGGTTCTGTTGCTTCGGCTAGCAATGCTTCCTTCACTGATGATACTCCATCTAATGCAGATTTATCCTCATTTGGAGTGAAGCCGGATGGTGACTATGGTACAACTCCAAAGAAAAGGACGACcaaaaagaaaaagagcGAGTCCGgtaaaaagaaaaaggataTGAACGCGATGCTACAactatttaaaatttcagGGTGTATAGAATTGGCCATGAGGATGGCGGGGGACCTCGGTTTGGCGAGTTTGAAAACGTCTCAGATATCTCCAAATCTGCAGAGGTTGCAAGTGGAAAAGTTTACTCATGCTTTGGAATCATCATTACCTCTAAAACTTTATATTTCTAAGGAACATCAACTCGGAGAATTGGTGGACTCTGTTCCTTACGAAGTGAGGAGTTCCCTTTCCAGGAAGGGAAAGATCATTTCGAATAGTAGGCTTTCGGGAAATGTAAATTCATTCGAGGTTCTCTTTTACCAGGTGATTTCATCAAGTTTGAACTTTAGCCATGTTAACAATTATGTTTTGATAAAGTCATTTGCGCACCAACTTCCACTCTGGTTATTAAAACACATTGCTGACCTTTTTGAATGTAGATGA
- a CDS encoding elongation factor 2, putative (encoded by transcript BEWA_002510A), with amino-acid sequence MVNFTVDQMREIMGNPKNIRNMSVIAHVDHGKSTLTDSLVSKAGIIAAKNAGDARFTDTRADEQERCITIKSTGISMYFEHDLDDGNGKQPFLINLIDSPGHVDFSSEVTAALRVTDGALVVVDTIEGVCVQTETVLRQALSERIRPVLHVNKVDRALLELQMGPEEIYSTFLRSIENVNVIVATYNDELMGDVQVYPEKGTVSFGSGLHGWAFTIETFAKIYNTKFGISKEKMMHYLWGDHFFSKSAKAWLSEATPSAPDRAFCNFIMKPICSLFTNIMNDDKEKYTAQLKSIGVELKGEDKDLTGKALLKRVMQLWLPAGDVLLQMIVSHLPSPFAAQKYRVENLYLGPMDDEAANGIRNCDPDGPLMMYISKMVPTSDKGRFYAFGRVFSGTVATGQKVRIQGPKYVPGEKTDLLIKNVQRTVLMMGRYTEQIQDVPCGNTCCLVGVDQYILKSGTITTCETAHNIADMKYSVSPVVRVAVKPKDSKELPKLVEGLKKLSKSDPLVVCTTEESGEHIIAGCGELHVEICLKDLREEYAQIDFIVSDPVVSYRETVSAESSITCLSKSPNKHNRLFMKAEPLVEELSEAIEENVVTSRDDVKERANVLADKYEWDKNAASKIWCFGPDTTGPNVLVDLTTGVQYLSEIKDHCNSAFQWATKEGALCDENMRGIRFNLLDVTMHADAIHRGAGQIMPTCRRCLYACELTANPKLQEPVFLVDINCPQDAVGGVYSTLNQRRGHVFHEENRAGTPLVEIKAYLPVAESFGFTTALRASTSGQAFPQCVFDHWQLLSGDALEKGSKLNEIITGIRTRKGLKVEIPSLDNFNDKL; translated from the exons ATG GTGAACTTTACGGTAGATCAAATGCGTGAGATCATGGGTAATCCCAAGAACATCCGCAACATGTCTGTGATTGCTCACGTCGATCACGGAAAATCCACTTTGACCGATTCACTCGTTTCGAAGGCTGGTATTATCGCCGCAAAGAATGCCGGTGATGCTCGTTTCACAGATACCAGAGCTGATGAACAGGAACGTTGCATTACAATTAAATCCACTGGTATTTCCATGTACTTTGAACATGACCTCGATGACGGAAACGGTAAACAACCCTTTTTGATTAATCTTATCGATTCACCCGGACACGTTGATTTCTCATCTGAAGTTACTGCTGCCCTAAGAGTTACAGACGGTGCCCTTGTTGTCGTTGATACAATTGAGGGTGTGTGCGTACAGACTGAAACTGTGCTCAGACAGGCCCTTAGTGAACGTATTAGGCCAGTTTTGCACGTCAACAAAGTCGATCGTGCCCTCTTGGAATTGCAGATGGGTCCTGAAGAAATTTACTCTACCTTCTTGCGTTCCATTGAAAACGTAAACGTCATTGTTGCCACGTACAATGATGAACTCATGGGTGATGTACAAGTTTATCCCGAAAAGGGTACAGTCTCATTCGGATCCGGTTTGCACGGATGGGCCTTCACAATTGAGACTTTTGCCAAGATTTACAACACTAAGTTTGGTATTTCCAAGGAAAAGATGATGCACTATCTTTGGGGTGATCACTTTTTCAGCAAGAGCGCCAAGGCCTGGCTATCAGAGGCTACCCCAAGCGCTCCCGATCGTGCTTTCTGCAACTTTATCATGAAGCCAATTTGCTCCCTTTTCACAAACATCATGAATGATGACAAGGAAAAGTATACTGCACAGCTCAAGTCTATTGGTGTAGAGCTCAAGGGCGAAGATAAGGATCTCACTGGAAAGGCTTTGTTGAAGCGTGTTATGCAATTGTGGCTCCCAGCTGGTGATGTATTGCTACAGATGATTGTATCACACTTGCCATCCCCATTTGCTGCCCAAAAGTACAGAGTTGAGAATCTTTACTTGGGTCCTATGGACGATGAGGCAGCAAATGGTATTAGGAACTGTGATCCAGATGGCCCATTGATGATGTACATCTCTAAAATGGTTCCGACCTCTGATAAGGGTAGATTCTATGCCTTCGGACGTGTATTCTCAGGAACTGTAGCTACCGGCCAAAAGGTCCGTATCCAGGGTCCAAAGTATGTTCCCGGAGAGAAGACCGATTTGCTTATCAAGAACGTCCAGCGTACTGTGCTTATGATGGGAAGATACACTGAGCAGATTCAAGATGTTCCTTGCGGTAACACTTGCTGTCTTGTCGGTGTAGATCAGTACATTCTCAAGTCTGGTACCATTACCACCTGCGAGACTGCCCATAACATTGCTGACATGAAGTACTCTGTCTCACCCGTCGTGCGTGTTGCTGTAAAGCCAAAGGACAGCAAGGAACTTCCAAAGCTTGTTGAAGGTCTCAAGAAATTGTCAAAGTCTGATCCACTTGTTGTGTGTACTACTGAGGAATCTGGTGAACACATTATTGCCGGTTGTGGTGAATTGCACGTTGAAATTTGTCTTAAGGATCTTCGTGAGGAATATGCTCAGATTGACTTTATTGTCTCTGACCCAGTCGTATCGTACAGAGAGACTGTTTCAGCTGAATCTTCAATCACTTGCCTATCCAAGTCGCCAAACAAGCACAATAGGCTTTTCATGAAGGCTGAGCCTCTTGTTGAGGAGCTTTCTGAGGCTATTGAGGAGAATGTAGTCACTTCAAGAGATGATGTTAAGGAGAGAGCTAATGTTCTTGCTGATAAGTACGAATGGGATAAGAATGCTGCCTCCAAGATTTGGTGCTTTGGTCCAGACACTACTGGTCCAAATGTTCTTGTTGATCTCACAACTGGAGTTCAGTACTTGTCTGAAATTAAGGATCATTGCAACTCTGCCTTCCAGTGGGCTACCAAGGAGGGAGCTTTGTGTGATGAAAACATGAGAGGCATCAGATTCAACTTGCTTGATGTTACTATGCACGCTGATGCTATTCACAGAGGTGCTGGTCAGATTATGCCAACTTGCAGAAGATGCCTTTACGCTTGTGAGCTCACTGCTAACCCCAAACTCCAGGAGCCAGTGTTCTTGGTTGATATCAACTGTCCTCAGGATGCTGTTGGCGGTGTGTACTCCACTCTCAACCAAAGGAGAGGACACGTCTTCCatgaagagaatagagCTGGCACTCCTCTTGTAGAAATCAAGGCTTATTTGCCAGTTGCTGAGAGTTTTGGTTTCACGACTGCTCTCCGTGCTAGCACTTCTGGTCAAGCCTTCCCTCAGTGTGTGTTTGATCACTGGCAACTACTTTCTGGCGATGCTCTCGAAAAGGGAAGCAAATTGAATGAAATTATCACTGGTATTAGAACTAGAAAGGGTCTCAAGGTTGAGATTCCATCTCTGGACAACTTTAACGACAAGCTTTAA
- a CDS encoding hypothetical protein (encoded by transcript BEWA_002540A), whose translation MAAYQKEDELDRLLVQLEGTLMKYETCGETLQNEKYSEGILIYERIKCAEEAYLVQIEGLQTQSKISHMKRLQEKQELLRSLKVKLDALKVIVDNNEHKHLDTGNELNNLSYNAKLIVWGNDLQDRTQESINRIRDLTIESEKIGADVTADLEMQSEKLNAVKSTVHDIDENIISANATIKQIARSIFRDKCTIILIIVIILLATGIGLLAFLSKDK comes from the exons ATGGCAGCTTATCAGAAAGAGGATGAACTGGACCGTCTGTTGGTCCAGTTAGAGGGAACACTGATGAAATATGAAACTTGCGGCGAAACTCTGCAAAATGAAAAGTATTCCGAAGGCATCCTGATCTATGAAAGGATCAAATGTGCAGAAGAAGCCTACCTTGTACAAATAGAAGGTCTACAGACACAATCAAAAATTTCACACATGAAACGCCTGCAAGAAAAGCAAGAGCTACTCCGCTCACTCAAGGTAAAACTGGATGCTCTCAAGGTTATAGTAGATAATAATGAACATAAGCATCTTGATACCGGAAATGAGTTAAACAATCTTTCCTACAACGCCAAGCTCATTGTTTGGGGAAATGACCTTCAAGATAGGACACAG GAATCTATTAATAGAATCAGAGATCTCACTATAGAATCTGAAAAAATTGGAGCAGATGTAACTGCTGATTTAGAAATGCAAAGCGAAAAACTCAACGCTGTCAAATCAACCGTACACGATATCGATGAAAATATCATTAGTGCAAATGCGACAATCAAGCAAATCGCAAGAAGCATATTCAGAGACAAGTGTACAATCATACTCATCATTGTAATCATACTACTCGCTACTGGTATAGGACTCTTAGCCTTCCTTTCCAAGGATAAATAA
- a CDS encoding hypothetical protein (encoded by transcript BEWA_002520A), whose amino-acid sequence MSNELSVNEFGEELYGMTQAWSKYNDNIYLIANQLLSLVFSFKFFGNQETCEKLHKLCEAFFKELDELGDRLEDRKNFSFDRVYQTLMDVLVVNNKTESTDDVLVEESKSDFCNICPITRKPIVQPVSQVLSDGGDSCSHIFDHTAIMHLLKSTPEIHCPIAACTKNVHKDRLHRDWESIHWKRHHQFQRICDEITQNLDQEGEKALYLI is encoded by the exons ATGAGTAATGAGTTGTCTGTAAACGAATTTGGTGAAGAATTATATGGTATGACCCAGGCCTGGTCGAAATATAATGACAATATTTACTTAATCGCGAACCAATTACTTTCTCTTGTATTTTCTTTTAAATTTTTCG GAAATCAAGAAACTTGTGAGAAGCTACACAAACTCTGTGAAGCATTTTTCAAGGAGTTGGATGAACTTGGTGATCGTTTGGAGGATAGGAAGAACTTTAGCTTTGATAGAGTCTATCAGACTTTGATGGATGTTTTGGTTGTCAACAACAAAACAGAATCTACAGATGACGTCTTAGTTGAAGAATCCAAGTCAGATTTTTGCAATATTTGTCCAATTACTCGGAAGCCTATAGTACAGCCAGTCTCACAGGTGCTTTCGGACGGAGGTGATTCTTGTAGCCACATCTTTGATCACACCGCAATTATGCATCTTTTGAAATCAACTCCAGAAATACATTGTCCGATTGCAGCCTGTACCAAAAACGTACATAAAGATCGTTTACACAGAGATTGGGAAAGTATTCATTGGAAACGACACCACCAGTTCCAGCGCATATGCGACGAAATTACACAAAATTTGGATCAGGAAGGTGAGAAGGCGCTCTATTTAATCTAG
- a CDS encoding hypothetical protein (encoded by transcript BEWA_002550A), with amino-acid sequence MTIDYSKWDKLEVSEDEADYTPKVLKVNKDQQIVLGGNGYSIQTTPRPSEPKDVSSIWSKRLDNGAVFLNSHIYAQNRHEVTAFIAVEGSNLNVDIGEKDIKIYSKGDLVFSRELYAKVRDGEEFWNWEITRLEVDWDELDTFSESLRNGTSTRLEFKNPKIEQFVEVNLQKLNEIQDCVIWWPKLFKDDEKEIIVNRNESNFKQAWEKAHEMFKKRVGSFEKIEI; translated from the exons ATGACAATTGACTACTCCAAGTGGGATAAGTTGGAAGTTTCTGAGGATGAGGCAGATTATACTCCAAAAGTGCTAAAGGTGAACAAAGACCAGCAGATCGTACTAGGAGGTAACGGTTACTCCATACAAACAACGCCAAGACCTTCAGAACCTAAAGATGTCTCATCTATATGGAGTAAACGCCTGGATAACGGAGCTGTATTCCTCAACTCTCACATTTACGCCCAGAATCGTCACGAAGTCACCGCCTTTATTGCAGTAGAAGGAAGTAATTTGAACGTTGATATCGGTGAGAAGGatattaaaatatacagCAAAGGTGATTTAGTGTTTTCTAGGGAACTTTATGCAAAAGTAAGGGATGGAGAAGAGTTTTGGAACTGGGAAATTACAAGATTAGAAGTTGACTGGGACGAATTGGACACATTTTCAGAGTCCTTGCGAAATGGTACTAGCACTAGGCTCGAGTTTAAAAACCCCAAGATCGAACAATTTGTAGAAGTTAATCTACAGAAACTAAACGAGATCCAAGATTGTGTAATCTGGTGGCCGAAATTGTTCAAG GACGATGAAAAGGAGATTATTGTGAATAGAAACGAGTCAAACTTTAAACAGGCCTGGGAAAAAGCACATGAAATGTTTAAAAAACGTGTTGGAAGCTTTGAAAAGATTGAGATTTAA
- a CDS encoding hypothetical protein (encoded by transcript BEWA_002500A): protein MYGGVGLRTPRGSGTNGYVQRSLATLPTTRIGKTEGQADSISRPRMRVDPELLLHEKKRNIEVKLMELRIELEDKMSLEDIEKEVAKRRDILYDELEQSLAQIPDVANPEMKSHMLAATKAKQLEKFQKALRIEGKGPRESRAPSSSSDREQDDDYKKQGKDREYSQSQSPDRKESRRNKSPSVTSVSSIESSRSVDRSKRGRRNDTPERRYGRRDSPRRRSRSRGNRYGSHKRHLEYRRNRYSPVDRHRRRRSVSSSSISSYASRSLTPVRKSTSRRKYKRSYSSRRSYSNYKRSGRNRKRSYSSSYSRSLSSSSKSVERRSYVSRSSSSESKGPVRKTRRRSLEYKNKGRHSHHRHTRSESRKRSKSEPSVHKKKTSLRGDVGVPRSPTKSPQKETKTPCDTSSVPPETTSPINTKPVNDKTGKDSDCESTGTVYKSIDTYYSGNLGSYREVFTDVESARSTKLEITLNSSRGSKHLKDSNLRYSSSSSSISVQRGVRPRVSSSSSMSNSVDRHARRRRRYSRSRSPRYKNRRSRTPRSRRERSNSQMSYD from the exons ATGTATGGCGGTGTGGGCTTGAGGACTCCTCGTGGCAGTGGAACGAATGGATACGTCCAACGTAGCCTCGCAACGTTACCGACCACGAGGATCGGAAAGACAGAAGGCCAAGCAGACAGCATCTCTAGGCCAAGGATGCGTGTTGATCCAGAACTTTTACTGCacgaaaagaagaggaacatAGAAGTTAAGCTCATGGAACTCAGAATAGAATTGGAGGATAAAATGAGCCTGGAAGACATAGAAAAAGAAGTTGCCAAGAGAAGAGATATTCTATACGATGAATTGGAACAGTCTTTGGCCCAGATTCCTGATGTTGCAAATCCGGAAATGAAGAGTCACATGTTAGCAGCCACGAAGGCGAAGCAACTGgaaaaattccaaaaggcACTTAGAATTGAAGGGAAAGGACCAAGAGA GTCAAGAGCCCCTAGTTCATCTTCAGACAGGGAACAAGATGATGACTATAAAAAGCAAGGCAAAGATCGTGAATATTCACAAAGCCAATCACCTGATAGAAAGGAATCAAGGAGGAATAAAAGTCCAAGTGTAACCTCCGTTAGTAGCATAGAATCCTCCAGAAGTGTAGATAGAAGCAAGCGTGGTCGCAGAAATGATACTCCAGAAAGAAGATATGGACGGAGAGACTCTCCAAGACGGAGAAGTAGAAGCAGAGGGAATAGATATGGGAGCCATAAGCGACATTTGGAATATAGACGGAACCGCTATAGTCCCGTAGATAGACATCGTCGCAGACGAAGTGTATCCTCGAGTTCAATTAGTAGCTACGCTAGCCGCTCTTTGACTCCGGTTCGCAAATCAACGTCTAGAAGGAAATACAAAAGATCCTATAGCAGTAGAAGATCATATAGCAACTACAAGAGATCTGGTAGAAATAGGAAACGCAGCTATTCTAGTTCTTATTCGAGGTCTTTATCTAGCTCGTCTAAAAGTGTGGAAAGGAGATCATACGTGAGCAGATCATCTAGTTCTGAATCTAAAGGTCCTGTACGTAAAACAAGGCGCAGGAGCTTagaatacaagaataaGGGCAGACATTCTCATCACAGACACACACGATCAGAAAGTAGAAAACGCTCTAAAAGCGAACCTTCGGTACACAAAAAGAAAACATCTCTACGTGGAGATGTAGGTGTTCCCAGATCTCCAACAAAAAGTCCACAAAAGGAAACTAAAACTCCATGTGATACTTCATCTGTGCCACCAGAAACGACCTCTCCTATAAACACCAAGCCAGTAAATGATAAAACTGGAAAGGATTCAGATTGTGAATCAACAGGAACTGTATACAAAAGCATAGACACGTATTACTCCGGAAACCTGGGTTCATACAGAGAAGTATTTACAGATGTAGAATCAGCAAGGAGTACAAAATTGGAAATCACCCTAAATAGTTCACGTGGGAGCAAACATCTAAAGGACTCAAACCTACGTTACAGTTCATCTTCAAGTAGCATTTCTGTACAAAGGGGAGTGAGACCTCGTGTGAGCAGTAGTAGTTCCATGTCGAATAGCGTAGACCGTCATGCAAGAAGACGCAGACGATATTCTAGAAGCAGAAGTCCAAGATATAAGAACCGCCGTTCTAGAACACCTAGATCACGTAGAGAAAGAAGTAATTCACAAATGAGTTACGATTAA